One segment of Anopheles stephensi strain Indian chromosome 3, UCI_ANSTEP_V1.0, whole genome shotgun sequence DNA contains the following:
- the LOC118512172 gene encoding zinc finger protein 43-like, which produces MDAAVAPPPPPPAAPLPPPAPPNDVYDVINQKECGICLTFRTEQICFDMFMPREDDLKEIPYLVWKHVGLQFPQETGKHYVCRDCGNAVYEFNRFYLMVQNVHQERQAAALQQVKPEQSEPTVAEEAVQSISHQQNGHHGEMKLDAAPPPLQVDGTGGGSGLPVQDVPECGVKPETNGMPGRGNGAVDGAVEPMQGMASYVALNDTEPESSRIRPPVGTPSRKRKNQEMDEEIIDFYKLVCDVCEERVEYGTMKELNQHMKQMHGEESGRVSCPQCGKMFRTRVKLLEHKNVHLRQDTTSEDDAEKLQSEQMDKEILEFYKRISCELCDSSATGAGAGQQSASSTLYATVKELNHHMRLVHGQQAGTVKCPLCEKKIRTRPKLLEHKRSHQTPNVLLEEDSGKSGNAGGEPGPELTEEQKQTLDREIFDFYKPIICEICEPERAATGQGETGPAAGGQGEPGMVVAMAAAATAAVATAATTEEEYRSLKQLNQHMRTVHGLESGTIKCQLCAKKFRSRVKLIEHKEMHQNPERFRCGVCQEVHQNLEEHIQNKHQEWEFACEECGKRFPFKNRLTAHMAKVHMKKDIICEECNKPFTKFSIEKHKKTVHGGGGEMFLCKNCPKTFKTRVSLERHMEGHNNGGEQQPVGSAATVICAICNSVLKGMYNLKAHMKRVHVEQTPATCSTCGKTFKSKHSLNTHTANVCTTRQFGCTHCGKQFKKRTKLKQHMTIHARGAD; this is translated from the exons ATGGATGCAGCCGTagcaccaccgccgccgccgccagcagcaccactaccaccaccagcaccaccgaaCGATGTTTACGATGTCATCAATCAAAAGGAATGCGGAATATGTCTCACGTTCCGGACGGAGCAGATCTGCTTCGACATGTTCATGCCCCGGGAGGACGACCTGAAGGAGATACCGTATCTGGTGTGGAAGCATGTCGGGCTCCAGTTCCCACAGGAGACGGGAAAGCACTACGTCTGTCGGGACTGCGGGAATGCGGTGTACGAGTTCAATCGGTTCTACCTGATGGTGCAGAACGTACACCAGGAGCGGCAGGCGGCGGCGTTACAACAGGTCAAGCCAGAACAGAGCGAGCCGACAGTGGCGGAGGAAGCGGTCCAGAGCATCAGTCATCAGCAGAATGGGCATCATGGCGAGATGAAGCTGGatgcagcaccaccaccactgcagGTAGATGGGACCGGCGGTGGTAGTGGGCTGCCGGTACAGGACGTTCCGGAGTGCGGTGTGAAGCCCGAAACGAACGGAATGCCGGGACGGGGCAATGGGGCGGTCGACGGTGCGGTGGAACCGATGCAAGGGATGGCTTCGTACGTGGCGCTGAACGACACGGAGCCGGAAAGTAGTCGAATTCGGCCCCCGGTCGGCACACCGAGCCGGAAGCGCAAGAACCAAGAGATGGACGAGGAGATTATCGACTTCTACAAGCTCGTGTGTGACGTGTGCGAGGAGCGCGTAGAGTACGGCACGATGAAGGAGCTGAACCAGCACATGAAGCAGATGCACGGCGAGGAGTCGGGCCGGGTGAGCTGTCCGCAGTGTGGCAAAATGTTCCGGACGCGGGTGAAGCTGCTCGAGCACAAGAATGTACACCTGCGCCAGGACACGACATCGGAGGACGACGCGGAGAAACTGCAGTCCGAGCAGATGGACAAAGAGATTTTGGAATTTTACAAGCGCATCAGCTGCGAACTGTGCGATTCCAGCGCAaccggtgctggtgctggtcaACAGTCTGCCAGCAGCACGCTGTACGCGACCGTCAAGGAGCTGAACCATCACATGCGGCTGGTGCACGGACAGCAGGCCGGTACGGTGAAGTGTCCGCTGTGTGAGAAGAAAATCCGCACGCGGCCGAAACTGCTCGAACACAAGCGCTCGCACCAAACGCCAAACGTGCTGCTGGAGGAGGATTCCGGCAAATCGGGCAATGCCGGCGGTGAACCCGGTCCCGAGCTGACGGAAGAACAGAAGCAGACGCTAGATAGAGAAATATTCGATTTCTACAAACCAATTATATGCGAGATTTGTGAACCGGAGCGAGCGGCAACCGGCCAAGGGGAAACGGGTCCCGCTGCCGGTGGCCAGGGCGAGCCGGGAATGGTAGTGGcgatggcggcggcggcgacggcggcggtggcgacGGCGGCCACGACCGAGGAAGAGTACCGATCGCTCAAGCAACTGAACCAGCACATGCGGACGGTGCATGGACTCGAATCGGGCACGATCAAGTGTCAGCTGTGTGCGAAAAAGTTTCGATCGCGCGTCAAGTTGATCGAGCATAAGGAGATGCACCAGAATCCGGAACGGTTCCGGTGCGGCGTGTGTCAGGAGGTGCACCAAAACCTAGAGGAACACATTCAGAACAAGCACCAGGAGTGGGAGTTTGCGTGCGAAGAGTGTGGCAAGCGGTTTCCCTTCAAGAACCGGCTGACCGCCCACATGGCGAAGGTTCACATGAAGAAGGACATTATCTGTGAGGAATGTAACAAACC ATTTACCAAGTTTAGCATcgagaaacacaaaaaaacggtccACGGTGGTGGCGGCGAGATGTTCCTGTGCAAAAACTGCCCCAAAACGTTCAAGACGCGCGTTTCGCTCGAGCGACACATGGAGGGCCACAATAACGGAGGTGAGCAGCAGCCGGTGGGTTCGGCCGCTACCGTAATCTGCGCGATTTGCAACTCGGTGCTGAAGGGCATGTACAACCTGAAGGCACACATGAAGCGCGTGCACGTCGAACAAACGCCGGCCACTTGCAGTACGTGCGGCAAAACGTTCAAATCGAAGCACAGTCTCAATACGCACACCGCGAACGTGTGCACCACGCGACAGTTTGGCTGCACGCACTGTGGCAAGCAGTTCAAGAAGCGGACAAAGCTGAAACAACACATGACGATTCATGCGCGCGGCGCCGACTAA
- the LOC118512174 gene encoding TATA-box-binding protein-like, whose product MVGNSSLISNAISTTSSAPNGNSGSSSDNNSNITGSSIIVRKAVTVGSKRLLDVNATPGNNVVNVAKGVYLKHQQHPHNQQQQQQPNTFGVVNGHHQVTVPGGMINHSSLMFATTTTTTNHQQQLSVISTNTSPAGGGSGIVEKKLAAHSTPKISDSHPSLTSTTGASSSTIISTAATVTASNTTNTPTDADPTDGTEPALETKEPNPDNEPQEEQPEIDIVINNVVCSFSVRCHLNLHDIARQGNNVEFRRENGMVTMKLRRPYTTASIWSSGKITCTGATSEHQAKIAARRYSRCLQKLGFNVRFRNFRIVNVLGTCSMPFGIMIVNFSEKYKKDASYEPELHPGVTYKLQTPKATLKIFSTGSITVTAASVAFVQAAIEQIFPLVYEFRKKRTPVEKLAMVKQPPPDFDPHDVDHLIEEDREGALAEAEGLTYWNGTSDDPMAAMPVEDADEEEEVQQPDDDDMETFGDDEDVSTRNNTKAIHKINSIRQNGKKRRLRQLRPIGRAVNDGDSMSDDDLCVSDYE is encoded by the exons ATGGTGGGTAACAGTTCGCTCATCAGCAACGCCATTAGCACCACTTCCAGTGCGCCCAATGGTAATAGTGGAAGCAGCAgtgacaacaacagcaacatcaccggttcCAGTATCATCGTTCGAAAAGCAGTAACCGTTGGGAGTAAGCGCCTACTCGATGTAAATGCGACGCCCGGCAACAATGTGGTGAACGTTGCGAAGGGAGTTTATCTaaaacaccagcagcatcctcataatcagcagcagcaacagcaaccgaaCACTTTCGGTGTGGTTAACGGCCATCATCAGGTCACTGTTCCAGGCGGAATGATCAATCACAGTTCTTTGATGTTTGCGACGACGaccacaaccaccaaccaTCAACAGCAGCTGTCGGTCATATCGACAAACACATCGCCAGCAGGAGGCGGAAGCGGAATAGTCGAAAAGAAGCTGGCGGCCCACAGCACACCCAAGATCAGTGACAGTCATCCTAGCCTAACAAGCACCACCGGCGCCAGCAGCTCCACCATCATctccaccgccgccaccgtcACTGCCAGCAACACTACGAACACTCCCACCGATGCGGATCCGACGGACGGTACCGAGCCCGCGCTGGAAACCAAAGAGCCAAACCCGGACAATGAACCGCAGGAGGAGCAACCGGAAATCGACATCGTGATCAACAACGTGGTCTGTTCGTTCAGCGTGCGCTGTCATCTGAATCTGCACGATATCGCCCGCCAGGGGAACAATGTGGAGTTTCGGAGAGAGAACGGGATGGTAACGATGAAGCTACGCCGGCCGTATACGACCGCTTCGATATGGTCGTCCGGAAAGATTACTTGCACCGGTGCTACGTCCGAGCATCAG GCAAAAATAGCAGCACGACGCTACTCCCGTTGCCTTCAGAAGTTAGGATTTAATGTTAGATTTAGGAACTTTCGTATCGTGAACGTACTCGGCACCTGCAGCATGCCGTTCGGCATCATGATTGTCAACTTCTCGGAGAAGTACAAAAAGGATGCCAGCTACGAGCCGGAACTCCATCCGGGCGTTACCTACAAGCTGCAAACACCGAAAGCGACCCTGAAAATATTCTCAACGGGAAGCATTACCGTCACCG CGGCAAGTGTGGCCTTTGTGCAAGCGGCAATCGAACAAATATTTCCGCTCGTGTACGAATTTCGTAAGAAGCGAACCCCGGTGGAGAAGCTGGCAATGGTGAAACAGCCGCCACCGGACTTTGATCCTCACGACGTCGACCATCTGATCGAGGAGGACCGTGAAGGTGCGCTGGCGGAAGCGGAAGGTCTCACGTACTGGAATGGCACGTCCGACGATCCGATGGCTGCAATGCCCGTAGAGGATGCAGATGAGGAGGAAGAGGTGCAGCAGCCGGACGACGATGATATGGAGACGTTCGGTGACGATGAAGACGTCAGTACTCGTAACAACACCAAAGCAATACACAAAATCAATAGTATTAGGCAAAACGGTAAGAAGCGCCGACTGCGCCAGCTGCGCCCTATCGGCCGGGCTGTGAACGACGGTGACAGCATGTCCGACGACGATCTGTGCGTCAGTGATTACGAATAG
- the LOC118512173 gene encoding zinc finger protein 567-like: MMALERKENIPNVADIGSTFGAQCDVCLREEKTCFATSDSIFDGKNVLAIVTQHLDVKISLTYICERCWSRLKEFDEFYRMVNEQHRFNPSSKREDNTDAPDHAKDPVDPEPSGVFGMEFVEIKYVPFVEDDRELALVKEEKEPLPDDDCGKLSPKPESMVGDNDEEANPMHDDTDSVLSDDSDESYRAQPASTKRTAKQPSTVDRREPKVDTEILDFYKRLVCAVCDAERMLAGEPSIEYGNLRELNKHMRRAHDQVVATLIKCPLCDKKLRYRGKMLEHRDMHLHPDRFRCVECHEIHQNMAEHMKNKHQERTYCCEECGKRFPFKARLTAHVKKMHTTKDVVCDQCQKSFSKYTIEDHRRAVHESKFICEHCPRTFKSRFSLEQHMEEHAGGLRKSTAATCDKCGVVLRDKYTLQSHIKRMHTEHAPVSCVSCGKVFKSKQHLNSHLANVCTERTFPCPICEKQFKKKIKLKEHMTTHTKSALYQCPYCTKTFSFETQLYKHRKQAHYEQWLEMQQKRKEGVRFKVNWVSDMPAI; this comes from the exons ATGATGGCGTtagagagaaaggaaaacattccGAATGTCGCGGATATAGGTTCGACCTTTGGAGCCCAATGCGATGTATGCCTTCGGGAAGAAAAAACTTGCTTCGCCACATCGGACTCGATATTCGACGGAAAGAATGTATTGGCCATTGTTACGCAGCATCTAGATGTAAAAATCAGCCTGACGTACATTTGTGAGCGTTGTTGGAGCAGGCTGAAAGAGTTCGATGAGTTCTACCGCATGGTAAACGAGCAGCACCGGTTCAACCCTAGCAGTAAACGTGAGGACAACACGGATGCTCCCGACCATGCGAAAGATCCCGTAGATCCGGAACCGAGTGGTGTGTTTGGGATGGAATTTGTAGAAATAAAGTACGTCCCATTCGTGGAGGATGATCGAGAGTTAGCGCTGGTGAAAGAGGAAAAGGAACCACTTCCGGACGATGACTGTGGCAAGCTATCGCCCAAGCCTGAATCCATGGTGGGGGACAATGATGAGGAGGCGAATCCCATGCACGATGACACGGATTCCGTCTTATCGGACGACAGTGACGAGTCGTACAGAGCGCAACCGGCCAGCACCAAACGCACCGCTAAGCAGCCGTCGACAGTCGACAGAAGGGAGCCGAAAGTGGACACCGAGATACTGGACTTCTACAAACGGCTCGTGTGTGCGGTGTGCGATGCGGAACGCATGTTGGCCGGCGAACCGTCGATCGAGTACGGTAATTTGCGGGAGCTAAACAAGCACATGCGGAGGGCGCACGATCAGGTGGTGGCCACCCTAATCAAATGTCCGCTGTGTGACAAGAAGCTGCGGTACCGGGGGAAGATGCTCGAGCATCGAGACATGCATTTGCATCCGGATCGGTTCCGGTGTGTGGAGTGTCACGAGATACACCAGAACATGGCGGAGCACATGAAAAACAAGCACCAGGAGCGAACGTACTGCTGTGAAGAGTGTGGTAAGCGGTTCCCGTTCAAGGCGCGGCTTACGGCACACGTGAAGAAGATGCACACCACGAAGGATGTCGTGTGCGACCAGTGTCAGAAAAG TTTCAGCAAATACACCATAGAGGATCACAGGCGGGCGGTGCACGAGTCAAAGTTTATCTGCGAACACTGTCCGCGCACGTTCAAGTCGCGCTTTTCACTCGAGCAGCACATGGAGGAACACGCCGGTGGGCTGCGCAAATCGACGGCCGCTACCTGTGACAAGTGTGGCGTGGTGCTGCGGGACAAGTACACGCTCCAATCGCACATCAAGCGGATGCACACGGAACATGCGCCCGTGAGCTGCGTATCGTGCGGGAAGGTGTTCAAATCGAAGCAGCACCTTAACTCGCACCTGGCGAACGTCTGCACGGAGCGCACGTTCCCGTGTCCGATCTGTGAGAAGCAGTTTAAGAAGAAGATTAAGCTGAAGGAACACATGACTACACACACGAAGAGTGCGCTGTACCAGTGCCCGTACTGTACGAAAACGTTCAGCTTCGAGACGCAGCTGTACAAGCACCGGAAGCAGGCTCACTACGAGCAGTGGCTGGAGATGCAGCAGAAGCGCAAGGAGGGCGTGCGATTTAAGGTTAATTGGGTCTCGGACATGCCCGCCATCTGA
- the LOC118514271 gene encoding zinc finger protein 91-like, with protein sequence MAMGTKCEVCLSAAGCEYKEIFTDENKHIVGLIAKHLWFELAETAESSWLCGRCWSALEGFHAFYCEIEAARTQRESPVPPIEKEEDDNDEEEDVSGSLEPKYRTEFFEVKVEPFELLATAEQEDANCSDEKALPCEFVKCEEPLGIDPTAPTSDDEALHGNRSDCSSGDSGGKHRLEKRPKKLHHVDEEAKQSKAIAQKQEDESLHSFYKRIVCEECDNQRMMVGEPQIDFGTWRALLRHTKEVHRHDKVYVKCPLCELKLRTKQTLLQHKDCHENPEKYRCMLCAEIHQNMKEHLQNKHQERQFCCDVCGKKFPFKKRLTVHMKKMHVEKDIICDQCQKPFTKYTIEDHKRSVHSARFVCEHCPKTFNSRFRLLQHMEEHDESLRNSTSVPCTICGQVMRDKYILTRHIKLMHTVQPAVSCTTCGKTFKCKRNLSVHMTNVCMEPTRLFPCTICGKEFRRKNKLKEHMSTHTGKPVYKCSFCPETFRQDTHLYYHRKNAHYEQWLEMQQQRKEGVRFKLTELTMFEPNQHLLCLQTAFGPNCQNYKANKNKLCDNLGLKYSCPKHSVHCLETIASSAKIEQTIGQHGTGSNCAMEAATRKCRTCLSVGESEYLSIFAEENRTKNIDTIIATHLWFEVIATDESQWICQSCWSKLEEFHEFYTNIEQTHKHQTLLDDANVAAKEPSVSSPTSSTSPTYNTEFLEIKGEPYDLEGANDDALSVADSRVSDKMLSGGDIKSEESDEYEEEDEEDSDSSLPPYEGGTKRRKSTPRGSRETKASKQPTGERLAKRKAGGRFPADPEEDRNILQFYRRIVCEVCDNKRMMVGEPLIEYATWGELLRHTKETHGHYKIFVQCPVCEMKLRTKVTLVQHMDMHQNPEKYRCEVCGEVFQNMKEHMQNKHEERQFSCDLCGSKFPFKKRLVVHMKKMHAEKNVTCDQCQKSFTRYTIEDHRRSVHMARFVCEHCPKTFKIRFRLHKHMQEHDKSLRISTSVPCPTCGQVMGDKYILRQHIKHMHNEQQAVDCETCGKTFKNYRNLKIHLTNVCMKPIQLHPCAICGKQFRHKNKLKDHMASCTPN encoded by the exons ATGGCCATGGGAACCAAATGCGAAGTGTGCCTGTCCGCGGCAGGATGCGAGTATAAGGAAATTTTTACTGATGAAAACAAACATATTGTAGGGCTTATAGCGAAACATCTGTGGTTTGAG CTAGCTGAGACGGCCGAAAGCAGCTGGCTGTGCGGCAGGTGCTGGAGTGCTTTGGAGGGATTTCACGCCTTTTACTGCGAAATCGAGGCGGCCCGAACACAGCGCGAATCGCCCGTACCACCAATCgagaaggaggaggacgacAATGATGAGGAGGAAGACGTTTCCGGTAGCTTGGAACCGAAATACAGGACCGAATTTTTCGAGGTGAAGGTGGAGCCGTTTGAGCTGCTGGCCACCGCCGAACAGGAAGACGCAAACTGTTCCGACGAGAAAGCATTGCCCTGTGAGTTTGTGAAATGTGAAGAACCGCTCGGAATAGATCCTACCGCACCGACGTCGGACGATGAAGCGCTGCACGGTAATCGGTCCGACTGTTCGTCCGGCGATAGCGGTGGAAAGCATCGGCTAGAAAAGAGACCGAAAAAGCTGCACCATGTCGACGAAGAGGCCAAGCAAAGTAAGGCGATCGCGCAGAAGCAGGAGGACGaaagcttgcacagcttctACAAACGGATCGTGTGCGAAGAATGTGATAATCAGCGGATGATGGTGGGCGAACCTCAGATCGATTTCGGCACCTGGCGGGCATTGCTGCGACACACGAAGGAGGTTCACCGGCACGACAAAGTGTACGTAAAGTGTCCGCTGTGCGAGTTGAAGCTGCGCACGAAGCAAACGCTGCTGCAGCACAAGGATTGCCACGAGAATCCGGAAAAGTACCGCTGCATGCTGTGCGCGGAGATCCATCAGAACATGAAGGAGCATTTGCAGAACAAACACCAGGAGCGGCAGTTTTGCTGTGACGTGTGTGGGAAAAAGTTCCCCTTCAAAAAGCGGCTTACAGTGCACATGAAGAAGATGCACGTGGAAAAGGACATCATCTGTGATCAGTGTCAGAAACC CTTCACAAAGTACACGATCGAAGACCACAAACGATCCGTTCATTCGGCGCGCTTTGTTTGCGAACACTGTCCAAAAACATTCAACAGTCGCTTCCGCTTGCTGCAGCACATGGAAGAGCACGACGAGAGTTTGCGGAATTCCACCTCCGTGCCGTGCACGATATGCGGACAGGTGATGCGCGACAAGTACATTCTTACCCGGCACATTAAGCTTATGCACACGGTGCAACCTGCGGTAAGCTGCACGACGTGCGGGAAAACGTTCAAGTGCAAGCGCAATCTTTCGGTGCACATGACGAACGTGTGCATGGAACCGACCCGACTGTTTCCCTGCACGATCTGCGGGAAGGAGTTTCGGCGGAAGAATAAGCTCAAAGAACATATGTCGACGCACACGGGGAAGCCCGTGTACAAGTGTTCGTTCTGTCCGGAAACGTTCCGCCAGGATACGCACCTGTACTATCACCGGAAGAATGCACACTACGAGCAGTGGCTggagatgcagcagcagcgcaaggAGGGCGTGCGATTCAAATTGACTGAACTAACG ATGTTCGAACCAAATCAACACCtgctttgtttacaaacaGCTTTTGGACCAAACTGTCAAAATTACAAagccaacaaaaacaagctATGCGATAACCTGGGCCTAAAATATTCTTGTCCCAAACATTCTGTGCATTGTTTAGAAACTATAGCATCAAGTGCAAAGATAGAACAAACTATTGGTCAACACGGCACGGGAAGCAATTGTGCAATGGAAGCCGCCACCCGCAAGTGCCGGACGTGTCTGTCCGTTGGCGAATCGGAATATTTGAGCATTTTTGCGGAGGAGAATCGGACGAAGAACATTGACACAATTATCGCCACACATCTTTGGTTTGAG GTAATTGCCACCGATGAAAGTCAGTGGATATGCCAGAGCTGTTGGTCAAAGCTGGAAGAGTTTCACGAATTCTACACCAACATCGAGCAGACGCACAAACACCAAACGCTTCTTGACGATGCCAATGTCGCCGCGAAAGAGCCTTCAGTATCCTCGCCCACCAGTTCCACCAGTCCTACGTACAATACAGAGTTTCTGGAGATAAAAGGCGAACCCTACGATCTAGAGGGGGCCAATGACGATGCCTTAAGTGTAGCGGACAGCAGGGTCAGCGATAAAATGCTGTCCGGTGGCGATATAAAGAGTGAAGAGTCGGACGAGtacgaggaggaggatgaggaggaCAGTGACTCGTCACTGCCACCGTACGAAGGAGGgacgaaaagaagaaaatccaCCCCCCGTGGGTCACGTGAGaccaaagcaagcaagcagccGACGGGTGAACGGTTGGCGAAGCGGAAGGCAGGTGGCCGCTTCCCTGCCGACCCGGAAGAGGACAGGAACATACTTCAGTTCTACCGGCGTATCGTTTGCGAGGTGTGCGACAACAAGCGGATGATGGTGGGCGAACCGCTGATCGAGTACGCGACCTGGGGCGAGCTGTTGCGGCACACGAAGGAAACGCATGGCCACTACAAGATCTTCGTGCAGTGTCCGGTGTGTGAGATGAAGCTGCGCACCAAGGTGACGCTGGTGCAGCACATGGATATGCACCAGAACCCGGAGAAGTACCGGTGCGAGGTGTGCGGCGAGGTGTTCCAGAACATGAAGGAACACATGCAGAACAAGCACGAGGAGCGCCAGTTTAGCTGCGATCTGTGCGGAAGCAAGTTCCCGTTCAAGAAGCGGCTCGTGGTGCACATGAAGAAGATGCACGCGGAAAAGAACGTCACGTGCGACCAGTGTCAGAAATC CTTCACGCGTTACACGATCGAAGACCATCGACGTTCGGTGCACATGGCCCGCTTTGTGTGCGAGCACTGTCCGAAAACGTTCAAAATTCGGTTCCGCTTGCACAAGCACATGCAGGAGCACGATAAGAGCTTGCGCATCTCCACGTCCGTGCCGTGTCCGACGTGTGGCCAGGTGATGGGCGACAAGTACATCCTCCGGCAGCACATCAAGCACATGCACAACGAGCAGCAGGCGGTCGATTGTGAGACGTGCGGCAAGACGTTCAAGAACTATCGCAACCTAAAGATACACCTGACGAACGTGTGCATGAAACCGATCCAGCTGCATCCGTGTGCGATCTGTGGCAAGCAGTTCCGGCACAAGAACAAGCTTAAAGATCACATGGCGTCCTGCACGCCGAATTGA